Proteins encoded in a region of the Halobacteriovoraceae bacterium genome:
- the acs gene encoding acetate--CoA ligase: protein MNKISNFADYENQYLQSIEYTDAYWGEVASNYHWFQKWNTVLTGNFKEQNVKWFDGATTNLSYNCLDRHLKKNGNKTALIFVSNELNSENEHFTFKQLHEKVCQFANVLISKGVQKGDRVCFYMGMTPELLIGILACTRIGAIHSVVFGGFSAVSLAGRLNDCKAKILVTSDGGLRGNKVIHLKEIADEALKHCPAVETVLVHKRANNEIFMSPGRDEILNGLLDNASKEFEATQIESEDPLFILYTSGSTGTPKGLLHTTGGYMVWAGETFKNVFQMDEDDIFWCTADIGWITGHTYLTYAPLLNANTTVMFEGVPTYPDAGRFWQVVEDLKVTHFYTAPTAIRALQACELDFVKKYDLSSLKVLGSVGEPINEEAWEWYNVHVGNKKCPIVDTWWQTETGGIMISPLAGITKLKPGHATLPLPGVQPGLFTHEGEEISQTQAQGILCIKKPWPGMARTIWGNPQRYKETYFSTYEGLYFTGDGAKRDEEGFYRITGRVDDVINVSGHRIGTAEVEDAIDQHPKVVEAAVVGFPHDIKGQGIFAYVILSEPMESNQLKKEVNSIVTEMIGAIARPDEIKVVSALPKTRSGKIMRRILRKVAAGDTKDLGDISTLLNPEVVEELLS, encoded by the coding sequence ATGAATAAAATTTCAAATTTTGCAGATTATGAAAATCAATATCTCCAATCAATCGAATACACCGATGCATACTGGGGAGAAGTCGCTTCAAACTACCATTGGTTTCAAAAATGGAATACTGTTTTAACAGGTAACTTCAAAGAACAAAACGTAAAATGGTTCGATGGTGCAACCACAAATCTTTCTTATAATTGTCTCGATAGACATCTCAAAAAAAATGGCAATAAAACAGCACTCATTTTTGTTTCTAATGAATTAAACTCTGAAAATGAACATTTTACTTTCAAACAACTTCATGAAAAAGTCTGTCAGTTTGCAAATGTCTTAATATCCAAAGGAGTTCAAAAGGGAGACAGAGTTTGTTTTTATATGGGAATGACACCTGAGCTATTAATTGGAATTTTGGCCTGTACGCGTATTGGGGCCATTCATTCAGTCGTTTTTGGGGGATTTTCTGCTGTTTCTTTGGCCGGACGACTCAATGATTGTAAAGCAAAAATATTAGTGACTAGTGATGGTGGTCTCAGAGGAAACAAAGTCATTCACCTCAAAGAAATTGCAGATGAAGCTCTCAAGCATTGTCCCGCTGTGGAAACTGTTCTCGTTCACAAAAGAGCAAATAACGAAATTTTTATGAGTCCTGGACGCGATGAAATTCTTAATGGCCTATTGGATAATGCATCTAAAGAATTTGAGGCCACACAGATTGAATCCGAAGATCCTCTTTTTATTCTATATACCTCAGGCTCAACCGGAACTCCTAAGGGGCTTTTACACACTACTGGTGGATATATGGTTTGGGCCGGTGAAACTTTTAAAAATGTCTTTCAAATGGATGAAGATGATATATTCTGGTGTACGGCAGATATTGGATGGATTACTGGCCACACCTATTTAACATACGCACCATTATTAAATGCCAATACAACTGTTATGTTTGAAGGAGTACCAACTTATCCCGATGCCGGAAGATTTTGGCAAGTAGTAGAAGATCTGAAGGTCACTCATTTTTATACAGCACCTACGGCCATTAGGGCCCTCCAGGCATGTGAATTAGATTTTGTGAAAAAATATGATTTATCTAGTCTAAAAGTTTTAGGATCAGTAGGAGAGCCAATTAACGAAGAGGCCTGGGAATGGTACAACGTACACGTAGGAAATAAAAAATGTCCAATAGTAGATACTTGGTGGCAAACTGAAACAGGAGGAATAATGATTTCTCCACTTGCTGGTATTACAAAACTCAAACCAGGCCATGCAACACTGCCACTGCCTGGAGTTCAACCAGGTTTATTCACGCATGAAGGTGAAGAAATTTCGCAAACACAAGCTCAAGGTATACTGTGTATTAAAAAACCCTGGCCAGGTATGGCCAGAACAATTTGGGGCAATCCTCAAAGATATAAGGAAACTTATTTTTCTACCTATGAAGGGCTCTATTTCACTGGTGACGGGGCCAAAAGAGATGAAGAAGGTTTTTATAGAATTACCGGAAGAGTGGATGACGTGATCAATGTATCAGGACATCGTATTGGAACTGCTGAAGTTGAAGATGCTATCGATCAACATCCAAAAGTAGTTGAGGCCGCGGTGGTTGGTTTTCCTCACGATATCAAAGGACAAGGGATCTTTGCCTATGTAATACTTTCTGAACCTATGGAATCAAATCAGTTGAAAAAAGAAGTTAATAGTATTGTCACAGAAATGATTGGCGCAATAGCTAGACCTGATGAAATTAAAGTCGTCTCAGCACTACCTAAAACTAGATCTGGAAAGATCATGAGAAGAATTCTAAGAAAAGTCGCAGCAGGGGACACTAAAGATTTAGGTGATATTTCTACACTTCTAAATCCAGAAGTTGTTGAGGAGCTTCTTTCTTGA
- a CDS encoding class I SAM-dependent methyltransferase encodes MRQDLFSDSYWEHNYSNPSEMDGIANAKEHARYAKNFFDIEMIHINSMMDLGAGLGFLLASFVKEFVPYEVKAIEPSNYAFKELKQKQLKIVDGMKVSLSQSDLYTWCKSKDEKKVFDLGICTSVLQYIETDKIEKIVPVLAKRFKYLYLSVPTDKELDRQKDECEFHDHYAIRRSKTKYYKLLSTHFTFVSARILESKEFFNELDTDLTDLLFRF; translated from the coding sequence TTGAGACAAGATTTGTTTTCAGATTCTTATTGGGAACATAACTATTCAAATCCATCTGAGATGGATGGAATTGCCAATGCAAAAGAGCACGCTCGATATGCAAAAAACTTTTTTGATATTGAGATGATCCATATCAACTCTATGATGGATCTTGGAGCAGGACTTGGTTTTTTATTAGCATCTTTTGTGAAAGAATTTGTTCCCTATGAAGTGAAGGCCATTGAGCCATCAAACTACGCTTTCAAGGAGCTCAAACAAAAACAACTAAAAATTGTAGATGGTATGAAAGTATCATTATCTCAGAGTGATTTATATACTTGGTGCAAGAGTAAGGACGAGAAAAAAGTTTTTGATTTAGGAATTTGTACCTCTGTCTTACAATATATTGAAACTGATAAAATAGAAAAAATTGTTCCTGTTCTTGCAAAGCGTTTTAAATATCTTTATCTTTCAGTCCCAACTGATAAGGAGCTAGATAGACAAAAAGATGAATGTGAATTTCATGACCACTATGCAATTAGAAGATCAAAAACAAAATACTACAAACTTTTGAGTACTCATTTTACATTCGTATCTGCAAGGATTTTGGAGAGTAAAGAATTTTTCAATGAATTAGATACTGACCTAACTGACTTGTTATTTAGATTTTAA
- a CDS encoding ISNCY family transposase, translating into MNFKTKQQIRIDIISQYLNGELRSEDACCALEIGERQFRRLVKGFREQGVASLIHGNKGRIPHNKTSMKVSNKIIQLYLGRYNGLNLVHFIEKLRENNSHEFDSIPTYTTIRNLLLQEGLIIPYQKKAKRKSHPRRKRYEKEGLMVQIDGSPHRWIHDCSPFCLTAAIDDATGKILAAKFTPTETTFAAMDVVEQIINKYGVFQMLYSDKAGIYGGGKRQGFTNMNRAMNELGIISIQANSPQAKGRIERLFKTLQDRLCSEIRLRGIKNIEAANRYLEEFITAYNLKFSVSAKDQRPAYRKLEELIDLNEVLTIRDHRKIGEGEILSFEGHKYLVSRENGHSLIGKTVEIRRYRDGKLEMFLLNGVKLAYECFEDLKRVA; encoded by the coding sequence ATGAATTTTAAAACAAAACAACAGATTAGGATAGATATTATCTCTCAGTATCTTAACGGTGAACTTCGATCTGAAGATGCTTGCTGTGCTTTAGAAATTGGTGAAAGACAGTTTAGGAGGCTTGTGAAAGGGTTTAGAGAACAAGGTGTTGCTTCTCTAATACATGGTAATAAAGGTCGAATACCTCACAATAAAACATCAATGAAAGTATCCAATAAAATTATTCAACTTTATCTTGGAAGATATAACGGCCTTAATCTCGTTCACTTTATTGAAAAACTACGCGAAAATAATTCTCATGAATTTGACAGCATCCCTACTTACACCACTATTAGAAACCTTTTACTACAAGAGGGCCTGATTATTCCCTACCAGAAAAAAGCAAAAAGAAAATCTCACCCTAGAAGAAAGCGTTATGAGAAAGAAGGGTTAATGGTTCAAATTGATGGAAGCCCTCATCGCTGGATTCATGACTGTTCACCTTTTTGTCTGACTGCTGCCATTGATGATGCCACTGGAAAGATTTTAGCTGCGAAATTTACTCCTACAGAGACAACTTTTGCAGCGATGGATGTGGTGGAACAAATAATTAATAAATATGGTGTCTTCCAAATGCTTTATTCTGATAAGGCCGGAATTTATGGTGGCGGGAAAAGACAGGGTTTTACAAATATGAATAGGGCCATGAACGAGCTTGGAATTATCTCTATTCAGGCCAACAGTCCTCAAGCGAAAGGACGGATTGAGAGGCTATTTAAAACCCTTCAGGACAGGCTTTGTTCAGAAATTAGGCTTAGAGGGATAAAGAATATTGAAGCTGCAAATAGGTACTTAGAAGAGTTTATCACTGCCTACAACCTGAAGTTCTCAGTATCTGCAAAAGATCAAAGACCAGCTTATAGAAAACTTGAAGAACTAATAGATCTCAATGAAGTTTTGACGATTAGAGATCATAGAAAAATAGGTGAAGGGGAAATATTAAGTTTTGAAGGCCATAAATACCTTGTCTCAAGGGAAAATGGCCATTCACTTATTGGAAAAACAGTGGAGATTAGGCGATACAGAGATGGAAAGTTGGAAATGTTTTTATTAAATGGAGTGAAACTGGCCTATGAATGTTTTGAGGATTTAAAAAGGGTCGCATGA
- a CDS encoding adenosine deaminase: MESLNEFIEKLPKAELHLHIEGSLEPELMFELSKRNNINIPFNSVEEVKAAYNFHNLQSFLDIYYQGANVLIKEQDFFDLTWAYILKCKEDNVVHTEIFFDPQTHTDRGIEFDTVINGIFNALEKARVDFGISSRIIMCFLRHLDEDSAQKTLDMALKHKDKIKAVGLDSSEVGHPPSKFERVFKRAIQEGFLTVAHAGEEGPTEYIWEAINLLEVKRIDHGVRSLEDERLVEQLVEKQIPLTVCPLSNVKLCVFDKLEDHNLKKLLNRGLVAMINSDDPSYFGGYLGENFKQCARALDLSKEDLKQLAINSFKASFLERSEKNNWIDRIQKLYFD; this comes from the coding sequence ATGGAAAGTCTAAATGAATTTATTGAAAAACTACCTAAAGCAGAACTTCATTTACACATTGAAGGTTCTTTGGAACCTGAGCTTATGTTTGAATTATCAAAAAGAAATAATATCAATATTCCTTTTAATTCAGTTGAAGAAGTAAAAGCTGCTTACAACTTCCATAATCTTCAATCTTTTTTAGATATATATTATCAAGGGGCGAATGTTCTCATCAAAGAACAAGATTTTTTCGATTTGACATGGGCCTATATTTTAAAGTGTAAAGAAGACAATGTGGTGCATACTGAAATCTTTTTTGATCCACAAACACATACTGATAGAGGAATTGAATTTGATACTGTAATCAATGGAATTTTTAATGCATTGGAAAAAGCACGAGTTGATTTTGGGATTTCATCGAGAATTATTATGTGTTTTTTAAGACATTTAGATGAAGATTCGGCCCAAAAGACTTTGGATATGGCCCTTAAACATAAGGACAAAATTAAAGCAGTAGGTCTTGATTCTTCAGAGGTAGGTCATCCTCCGAGTAAATTTGAAAGAGTTTTCAAAAGAGCAATCCAAGAAGGTTTTCTGACTGTTGCTCATGCTGGAGAGGAGGGACCTACGGAATATATTTGGGAAGCAATAAATCTTCTAGAAGTGAAGAGAATTGACCATGGAGTGCGGAGTTTAGAAGATGAGCGTTTAGTTGAACAACTTGTTGAAAAACAAATTCCTCTCACAGTTTGTCCTTTATCAAATGTAAAACTATGTGTTTTTGACAAGCTTGAAGATCATAATCTAAAAAAACTTTTAAATAGAGGCCTAGTCGCGATGATAAATTCTGATGACCCCTCTTATTTTGGTGGATATTTGGGAGAAAATTTTAAACAATGTGCAAGAGCTCTAGATCTATCAAAAGAAGATTTGAAACAACTGGCGATAAATTCATTTAAGGCATCTTTTTTAGAGAGAAGTGAAAAAAATAATTGGATAGATAGGATCCAAAAACTTTATTTTGATTAA
- the xdhC gene encoding xanthine dehydrogenase accessory protein XdhC, which translates to MFQRAIDLLNKNQSFVMVTLISVDGSAPQDPGAKCIVTNDGLDLGTIGGGKVEARAIEFAQMMLSKETLKSPYLVKWNLQKDIGMTCGGVVQLLFESFPGRSWPVAIFGAGHVSQALTKFLSKLNCQITVIDDRLEWLRKLDNVQIIHSANVKEIISNFNQRTYFLCMTKGHSSDVSFLREIYLQFPNAPYVGAIGSLSKKNTISKELKSLGVSDEFINRLHIPLGLPIGDNSPEEISISIIAQLLQVRDLLSKQNRQ; encoded by the coding sequence ATGTTTCAAAGAGCAATTGATTTATTGAATAAAAACCAATCTTTTGTCATGGTGACCCTTATAAGTGTTGATGGTTCTGCCCCACAAGACCCGGGAGCAAAGTGTATTGTAACCAATGATGGACTAGATTTGGGCACAATTGGAGGTGGAAAGGTTGAAGCACGTGCGATTGAGTTTGCACAAATGATGTTATCAAAAGAAACTTTGAAATCTCCCTATTTAGTCAAATGGAATTTACAAAAAGATATTGGAATGACTTGTGGTGGAGTCGTTCAGCTATTATTTGAATCTTTTCCAGGAAGATCCTGGCCAGTTGCTATTTTCGGAGCAGGACATGTATCCCAAGCACTTACAAAATTCTTATCAAAACTCAATTGTCAAATTACAGTTATTGATGATCGCTTAGAATGGTTAAGAAAATTAGACAATGTTCAAATTATTCATAGCGCTAATGTCAAAGAAATAATTTCCAATTTTAATCAGAGAACGTATTTCCTTTGTATGACCAAAGGACATAGCAGCGATGTTTCGTTTCTCCGTGAAATATATCTTCAATTTCCAAATGCTCCATATGTTGGTGCGATTGGATCACTTTCTAAGAAAAATACAATTTCAAAAGAATTGAAAAGTTTAGGAGTAAGTGATGAATTTATAAATCGATTACATATTCCATTAGGTCTACCAATTGGAGATAATTCTCCTGAAGAAATATCTATTTCAATTATAGCTCAACTCTTGCAAGTCAGAGATTTACTATCAAAACAGAATCGGCAATAA
- a CDS encoding molybdopterin-dependent oxidoreductase, translated as MSIPHDSAQGHVRGKSEYIDDRSMLKNELYADVLYSHRAHAKILNIDFSKALKNKNIIAVFTGKDFHYNFWGAIFQDQPILATDICQYAGEPIAIIVGKNLSDVQYSKKLIQITYEDIPSILSIEEAIEANSFIGEKRIIQRGNFNDSYQSAEHKIEGTLEIQGAEHFYLENQSSIVYPLEDGQLEIHTSSQHPTETQHTVAHALGIDQKDVVCIVKRMGGGFGGKESQSAPFAAMSALCAKKLNVPVRLCLTKDDDMIITGKRNPFKINYKVGFNQKGTINALKVDLFSDAGAYADLSTAIMERAMLHCDNAYFIQNMLVAGQVCKTNHHSNTAFRGFGGPKGVSTIERIIEEISHYLKIDPLEVRKLNLYTPVKNITHYGQEVKNNKLEELFKKAQESFEYDLKRKQIEQFNLSNGRYLKGLSLTAVKFGISFTTRFLNQANASIIIHQDGTVQVATGATEMGQGVNTRIGQLIASELGISTSQIRLMPTRTDKNANTSPTAASSGTDLNGAAALLAVRKIKYRLSQLALKVFEIPEEKWAKNTSGLGSQPEVEVSEIDHLNDPNAGADWKSGVAQYFNVDFRENRVLYQKKSIHFSDLILEAYLNRISLSDYAHYKIPGIEFNKLTGQGNAFLYFTQGVALSEVIIDKDSGELKVSSSQILMDLGRPINESLDKGQISGAFIQGMGWVTSENLVYNDQGFLLTHAPSTYKIPNIQDIPRHYTIELLENDENYMNVRGTKAVGEPPLLLAISVWTAAQNALTYLDHYKNKYPLLDIPATNERILRAIHPDEFLKWDKKNVSKSN; from the coding sequence ATGAGTATTCCCCACGACAGTGCTCAAGGCCATGTTAGAGGTAAATCTGAATACATAGATGATAGGTCCATGCTCAAAAATGAACTTTATGCAGACGTACTCTACTCACATCGGGCCCATGCCAAAATTTTAAATATTGATTTTTCTAAAGCATTAAAAAATAAAAATATCATTGCCGTTTTTACGGGTAAAGATTTTCATTACAATTTTTGGGGAGCTATCTTTCAAGATCAACCCATCTTGGCCACTGACATTTGTCAGTATGCCGGAGAACCCATTGCAATTATTGTTGGTAAAAATTTGAGTGATGTACAGTACTCAAAAAAATTAATTCAAATCACTTATGAAGACATTCCAAGTATTCTCTCAATCGAAGAAGCAATTGAAGCTAACTCGTTTATTGGAGAAAAGAGGATCATTCAAAGAGGAAACTTTAACGATTCATACCAAAGTGCAGAACATAAGATCGAGGGAACTCTTGAAATTCAAGGTGCAGAACATTTTTATCTCGAAAATCAATCAAGCATTGTTTATCCACTAGAAGATGGCCAACTTGAAATTCATACTTCTTCTCAACACCCAACTGAGACTCAACATACAGTCGCTCACGCCCTCGGAATCGATCAAAAAGATGTTGTATGTATAGTAAAAAGAATGGGAGGGGGTTTTGGAGGTAAGGAGTCACAGTCGGCCCCATTTGCAGCGATGTCCGCATTGTGCGCGAAAAAATTAAATGTTCCAGTTCGTCTATGTTTAACAAAAGATGATGATATGATTATAACTGGAAAGCGAAATCCTTTTAAAATTAATTATAAAGTTGGATTTAACCAGAAAGGAACTATTAATGCGCTAAAGGTTGATCTCTTTTCAGATGCTGGAGCTTATGCCGACTTAAGTACGGCCATCATGGAAAGAGCAATGCTTCATTGTGATAATGCATACTTTATACAAAATATGTTAGTTGCTGGACAAGTTTGTAAAACAAATCATCATTCTAATACTGCCTTTAGAGGATTTGGTGGCCCTAAAGGTGTGTCTACAATTGAAAGAATTATTGAAGAAATTTCTCACTATCTTAAAATTGACCCATTAGAAGTTCGGAAATTAAATCTTTATACTCCTGTTAAAAATATCACTCATTATGGACAAGAAGTTAAAAATAATAAATTAGAAGAACTATTTAAAAAGGCCCAAGAATCCTTTGAATACGATTTAAAGAGAAAACAAATAGAACAATTCAATCTTTCTAATGGCAGATACCTCAAAGGACTTTCTTTAACGGCCGTTAAGTTTGGAATTTCCTTTACGACAAGATTTTTAAATCAAGCGAATGCTTCAATCATTATACATCAGGATGGAACGGTTCAAGTTGCAACAGGAGCGACAGAAATGGGCCAGGGAGTGAATACGAGAATTGGCCAGTTAATTGCTAGTGAGTTAGGGATTTCAACATCTCAAATACGATTAATGCCCACTAGAACTGATAAAAATGCCAACACTTCACCCACAGCTGCTTCTTCAGGTACTGATTTAAATGGAGCAGCAGCACTTTTGGCCGTAAGAAAAATAAAATACAGATTATCTCAACTTGCTCTTAAAGTTTTTGAAATCCCTGAAGAGAAATGGGCAAAAAACACATCTGGTTTGGGAAGCCAACCTGAAGTTGAAGTTTCAGAGATAGATCATTTGAATGATCCCAATGCAGGGGCAGACTGGAAAAGTGGTGTCGCTCAGTATTTCAATGTAGATTTCAGAGAAAATAGAGTTTTGTATCAAAAAAAATCTATTCATTTTTCAGATCTTATACTTGAGGCCTATTTGAATAGAATAAGTCTAAGCGATTATGCTCATTATAAAATACCAGGTATAGAGTTTAATAAATTAACAGGACAGGGAAATGCATTCTTATATTTCACTCAAGGAGTGGCCTTAAGTGAGGTGATTATTGATAAAGACAGTGGAGAATTAAAAGTAAGTAGTTCCCAAATTTTAATGGACTTAGGCAGACCTATTAATGAATCCTTGGACAAGGGACAAATTTCAGGAGCATTTATACAGGGAATGGGTTGGGTGACAAGTGAAAACCTGGTTTACAATGATCAGGGTTTTCTCCTCACTCACGCACCAAGTACATATAAAATTCCTAATATTCAAGATATACCCAGGCACTACACAATTGAGTTATTAGAAAATGATGAAAATTATATGAATGTGAGAGGAACCAAGGCAGTTGGAGAGCCACCTTTGCTTCTTGCTATCAGTGTGTGGACTGCAGCGCAAAATGCATTAACCTATTTAGATCATTACAAGAATAAATATCCTTTGCTTGATATACCAGCAACAAACGAGAGAATTTTAAGAGCAATTCATCCTGATGAATTTTTGAAGTGGGATAAAAAAAATGTTTCAAAGAGCAATTGA
- a CDS encoding FAD binding domain-containing protein: MIQFYLNGKLCEVDHFYSDLMLSDYIRKELCLTGTKVVCAEGDCGACTILCLNPLKDNAFFAINSCITPLPTVHGMHILTIESLENNDTLHPAQESILKNHATQCGFCTPGFAMSLAGLCEKKISKKENIVSVKECKNYLTGNLCRCTGLDSLVKAGQSMEIKRETSLKERYHTLSIENELLTICSKDLLIESENLICFIPTSYEKALDFLALNPDAIIMANATDLGVMQNKRNLKLKKFLSLHLIKESYDLINDHGLVKIGSKVSINSFRNFLEVHCQEYARYLNIFASPQIKNSATVVGNIANASPIGDNAPVLLSLDAELEIISNGQQRREKLSDFFINYKKTSLGQGEIIKNIQFNLPQNRILKFVKSSVRKDLDISTINLAFNIKLSGEQVEDALIAAGGVAPIPLRLKRTENFLIGTDISKINLEDLCEIALKEFEPISDIRGSSSYRRVLFKNKLKRTLGELR; this comes from the coding sequence GTGATCCAATTTTATTTAAATGGCAAGTTATGTGAAGTTGATCATTTTTACTCTGATTTGATGCTTTCAGACTATATTAGAAAAGAACTTTGTTTAACAGGTACAAAAGTAGTTTGTGCAGAAGGCGACTGCGGCGCTTGTACAATCCTTTGCTTAAATCCCCTCAAGGATAATGCCTTTTTCGCAATTAACTCCTGTATTACACCTCTTCCAACTGTCCATGGAATGCATATTTTAACAATAGAATCTCTTGAAAATAATGATACTCTACATCCTGCGCAAGAGTCTATTCTTAAGAATCATGCAACACAGTGTGGTTTTTGTACTCCTGGATTTGCAATGTCTCTAGCAGGTTTATGTGAGAAAAAAATCAGTAAAAAAGAAAATATTGTATCTGTAAAGGAATGCAAAAATTATTTAACAGGAAATTTATGTCGATGTACAGGTCTTGATTCTCTAGTCAAAGCTGGCCAGTCGATGGAAATAAAAAGAGAGACGAGTCTTAAAGAAAGATATCATACTCTATCAATTGAAAATGAGCTCCTTACTATCTGCTCAAAAGATTTATTAATTGAATCAGAAAATTTAATTTGCTTTATCCCCACAAGTTATGAAAAAGCTCTAGATTTTTTGGCCTTAAATCCTGATGCAATAATCATGGCCAACGCAACTGACCTCGGGGTTATGCAAAATAAAAGAAATCTAAAGTTAAAAAAATTCTTAAGTTTACATCTTATTAAAGAATCCTATGATCTCATCAATGATCACGGTTTGGTTAAAATAGGATCTAAAGTAAGTATAAATAGTTTTAGAAACTTTTTAGAAGTTCATTGCCAAGAATATGCACGTTATTTGAATATTTTTGCATCACCTCAGATTAAAAATTCTGCGACCGTTGTCGGAAATATTGCAAATGCCTCACCTATTGGTGATAACGCTCCAGTTCTGTTGAGTTTAGATGCTGAGCTTGAAATAATTTCAAATGGCCAACAACGTAGAGAAAAATTATCTGATTTTTTCATAAATTATAAAAAAACCAGTCTTGGACAAGGGGAGATTATTAAAAATATTCAATTTAATTTGCCTCAAAATAGAATATTAAAATTTGTTAAAAGCAGTGTTAGAAAAGATTTAGATATATCTACAATTAATTTGGCCTTTAATATCAAATTATCAGGTGAACAGGTTGAAGATGCTCTGATTGCTGCAGGTGGAGTTGCCCCTATTCCGTTAAGATTAAAAAGGACAGAGAATTTTTTAATAGGAACAGATATTTCAAAAATTAATTTGGAAGATTTATGTGAAATTGCTTTAAAAGAATTTGAACCGATATCTGATATAAGAGGTTCAAGTAGTTATCGAAGAGTTTTATTTAAAAATAAATTAAAGCGCACTTTAGGAGAATTGAGATGA
- a CDS encoding response regulator, with protein MKSILVVDDSKTIQKQITYFCNETFPDIKVITASSGEEATEIVMSSTENFLGAILDYNMKGMNGVELSEKISEKIPYSQMVLCTANVQEMVRAKAESAGLTFIEKPLTIEKFEEIMETFTGE; from the coding sequence ATGAAATCCATTCTCGTTGTTGATGATAGTAAAACCATTCAAAAACAAATTACATATTTCTGCAATGAAACATTTCCAGATATTAAGGTTATTACAGCAAGTTCAGGGGAAGAGGCCACTGAAATTGTCATGTCTTCCACTGAAAATTTCCTTGGTGCAATACTTGATTATAATATGAAGGGAATGAATGGAGTTGAGCTTTCTGAAAAAATATCTGAAAAAATACCATACTCTCAAATGGTTCTATGTACAGCAAATGTCCAAGAAATGGTTCGGGCCAAGGCCGAATCTGCAGGACTTACATTTATAGAGAAACCTCTAACTATTGAAAAATTTGAAGAAATCATGGAAACATTTACTGGAGAGTAA
- a CDS encoding response regulator: MNILIVDDSKFALKRLAEMILAYNSEYKISMALDGIKGLEILKKQKFDLVISDYNMPEMNGIDFIKEAIHEYDVPKTAIISASSAYMTGKQRVPDGVFYIQKPISQEQITNFFDKNF, from the coding sequence ATGAATATTTTAATTGTCGATGACTCAAAATTTGCCCTTAAGCGACTTGCAGAAATGATTCTTGCATATAATAGCGAATATAAAATCAGCATGGCCCTCGATGGTATTAAGGGGCTTGAAATTTTAAAAAAACAAAAATTTGATCTCGTAATCTCTGACTATAATATGCCAGAAATGAATGGAATAGATTTTATTAAAGAGGCCATTCATGAATATGATGTTCCAAAAACAGCAATTATCTCAGCAAGTTCAGCATATATGACTGGAAAACAAAGAGTTCCAGATGGAGTGTTCTACATTCAAAAACCAATCTCTCAAGAACAAATTACGAATTTTTTTGATAAGAACTTTTAA